The following are encoded together in the Cervus elaphus chromosome 23, mCerEla1.1, whole genome shotgun sequence genome:
- the LOC122681803 gene encoding prostaglandin F synthase 1-like isoform X1 codes for METQCQRVKLSDGHFIPILGFGTYAPKEVPKREALEVTKFAIEVGFRHIDCAYAYKNEEYVGQAIRSKIADGTVKREDIFYTSKLWTTSLQPELVQSALEKSLKSLQLDYVDLYLIHTPVALKPGEQILPTDEDGKLMLDSVDLCHTWEVSPRRREPGEEPGEREPPSFLPLALEKCKDAGLTKSIGVSNFNHKQLEKILNKPGLKYKPVCNQVECHPYLNQSKLLEFCKSHDIVLVAYGALGAQRLSQWVNPNHPNLLEDPVLCAIAKKHKQTPALVALRYQIQRGVVVLAKSFNKKRIKENIQVFDFELTPEDMKAIDGMNGNMRYYEFLSVIDHPEYPYSEEY; via the exons ATGGAAACCCAATGTCAGAGGGTGAAGCTTAGTGATGGCCACTTCATTCCTATCCTGGGATTTGGAACCTATGCACCTAAGGAG GTTCCTAAGAGAGAAGCTCTGGAGGTTACCAAATTCGCTATAGAGGTTGGGTTCCGCCACATTGACTGTGCTTATGCGTACAAAAATGAAGAGTATGTTGGCCAGGCCATTCGAAGCAAGATTGCCGATGGCACTGTGAAGAGAGAAGACATATTCTACACTTCAAAG CTTTGGACCACATCCCTTCAACCAGAGTTGGTCCAATCAGCCTTGGAAAAGTCACTGAAAAGCCTTCAGCTGGACTATGTTGATCTCTATCTTATTCATACTCCAGTGGCTCTGAAG CCAGGGGAACAAATTTTGCCAACTGATGAAGATGGAAAACTGATGCTTGACTCAGTGGATCTCTGTCACACGTGGGAAGTGAGTCCAAGGAGGAGAGAAccaggggaggagccaggagagaGGGAACCGCCTTCATTTCTTCCACTT gccctggagaAGTGTAAGGACGCAGGGCTGACCAAGTCCATCGGGGTGTCCAACTTCAACCACAAGCAACTGGAGAAGATCCTGAACAAGCCGGGGCTCAAGTACAAGCCCGTCTGCAACCAG GTGGAATGTCACCCTTATCTCAACCAGAGCAAACTGCTGGAGTTCTGCAAGTCACACGATATTGTCCTAGTTGCCTATGGTGCTCTGGGAGCCCAACGGTTATCACAATG gGTGAACCCGAACCACCCTAATCTTTTGGAGGACCCGGTTCTTTGTGCCATTGCCAAAAAGCACAAGCAAACCCCAGCTCTGGTTGCCCTTCGCTACCAGATACAACGTGGGGTTGTGGTTCTGGCCAAGAGTTTCAATAAGAAGAGGATCAAAGAGAACATACAG GTGTTTGACTTTGAACTGACTCCAGAAGACATGAAAGCAATCGATGGCATGAATGGAAATATGAGATATTATGAATTTCTATC tGTTATCGATCACCCTGAGTACCCATATTCTGAAGAATATTAG
- the LOC122681803 gene encoding prostaglandin F synthase 1-like isoform X2: METQCQRVKLSDGHFIPILGFGTYAPKEVPKREALEVTKFAIEVGFRHIDCAYAYKNEEYVGQAIRSKIADGTVKREDIFYTSKLWTTSLQPELVQSALEKSLKSLQLDYVDLYLIHTPVALKPGEQILPTDEDGKLMLDSVDLCHTWEALEKCKDAGLTKSIGVSNFNHKQLEKILNKPGLKYKPVCNQVECHPYLNQSKLLEFCKSHDIVLVAYGALGAQRLSQWVNPNHPNLLEDPVLCAIAKKHKQTPALVALRYQIQRGVVVLAKSFNKKRIKENIQVFDFELTPEDMKAIDGMNGNMRYYEFLSVIDHPEYPYSEEY; the protein is encoded by the exons ATGGAAACCCAATGTCAGAGGGTGAAGCTTAGTGATGGCCACTTCATTCCTATCCTGGGATTTGGAACCTATGCACCTAAGGAG GTTCCTAAGAGAGAAGCTCTGGAGGTTACCAAATTCGCTATAGAGGTTGGGTTCCGCCACATTGACTGTGCTTATGCGTACAAAAATGAAGAGTATGTTGGCCAGGCCATTCGAAGCAAGATTGCCGATGGCACTGTGAAGAGAGAAGACATATTCTACACTTCAAAG CTTTGGACCACATCCCTTCAACCAGAGTTGGTCCAATCAGCCTTGGAAAAGTCACTGAAAAGCCTTCAGCTGGACTATGTTGATCTCTATCTTATTCATACTCCAGTGGCTCTGAAG CCAGGGGAACAAATTTTGCCAACTGATGAAGATGGAAAACTGATGCTTGACTCAGTGGATCTCTGTCACACGTGGGAA gccctggagaAGTGTAAGGACGCAGGGCTGACCAAGTCCATCGGGGTGTCCAACTTCAACCACAAGCAACTGGAGAAGATCCTGAACAAGCCGGGGCTCAAGTACAAGCCCGTCTGCAACCAG GTGGAATGTCACCCTTATCTCAACCAGAGCAAACTGCTGGAGTTCTGCAAGTCACACGATATTGTCCTAGTTGCCTATGGTGCTCTGGGAGCCCAACGGTTATCACAATG gGTGAACCCGAACCACCCTAATCTTTTGGAGGACCCGGTTCTTTGTGCCATTGCCAAAAAGCACAAGCAAACCCCAGCTCTGGTTGCCCTTCGCTACCAGATACAACGTGGGGTTGTGGTTCTGGCCAAGAGTTTCAATAAGAAGAGGATCAAAGAGAACATACAG GTGTTTGACTTTGAACTGACTCCAGAAGACATGAAAGCAATCGATGGCATGAATGGAAATATGAGATATTATGAATTTCTATC tGTTATCGATCACCCTGAGTACCCATATTCTGAAGAATATTAG